One window from the genome of Fastidiosipila sp. encodes:
- a CDS encoding FAD-dependent oxidoreductase — MEKYPESLLTEWLSDTGNWFLDPEKEASGRMTQLLYPYKAMFSPLQVNGITLKNRLVMAPMGNISMAEETGRPASSMIAYYEERAKGGAGLITSGLVPVSFGIDPSLTEPGHLTYFPRILGSRTYFAGWRDLAHVIHAAGSHFFIQLSAGLGRVGNPQCLVNQHRFPVSSSFNPNFYLPGVPCLRLPGRKLKQIIRNFGQAAADAKTATIDGVYLHGHEGYLLEQMANTAFNRRKLGPYGDWQRFGLEVVREIRKRTGPDFPIMYRIDLSLALKAVYGERMSTVRPLRKFKKERTLEKSLDYMKNLVTAGVDLFDVDLGCYDNWWLPHPPSTMKPGLFLEAAALVKEFFEEEQLVSNQGLPIPVAAVGKLGFPDLAEKALADGMCDLIMLGRPLLADPQWPNKTYAGRVTDIRPCIGCQEACVNEFVEGGHPMCAVNPRTSFESSLPEVPAPASHVKKIAIVGAGPAGFECAMAALDRGHEVHLFDKQAGVGGMVRLGSVPAFKRDLRNYLEWMERTAAKAARDKPHFLLRPGTEATLRVLTEGQYDSIVCATGSRETIPDVEGVDLAVTARQLLEDLSLLAGRQKIFVAGGGSLGCEIAYLAASEYGLKVTVAETLPHFMQGICTANRGHLIHELEKYGVELMNCTSLEQIEFGRVTVRTNLSPTVPDPYNTWEPLLPDNVPNPLARQLKMEMETRQLEADLVVIATGSESDRELYRLLVDNYAAPEIRLIGDAGSPRMITEAVRAGYRTGISL, encoded by the coding sequence ATGGAGAAGTATCCCGAATCTTTGCTGACTGAGTGGCTCAGCGATACAGGCAACTGGTTTCTTGATCCCGAAAAAGAGGCGTCAGGGCGGATGACTCAGCTCCTTTATCCGTATAAGGCCATGTTTTCACCCCTGCAGGTCAACGGGATCACTTTGAAAAACCGCCTGGTCATGGCGCCCATGGGAAATATCTCCATGGCGGAGGAAACGGGCCGGCCCGCCTCCTCCATGATTGCCTATTATGAAGAGCGCGCCAAAGGCGGCGCCGGCCTGATCACCTCCGGTCTGGTTCCGGTTTCGTTCGGCATTGACCCCTCCCTGACCGAACCAGGCCACCTCACCTATTTCCCAAGAATTCTGGGGAGCCGGACCTATTTTGCCGGCTGGCGTGATCTGGCCCATGTCATTCATGCCGCCGGGAGCCATTTTTTCATCCAGCTTTCAGCAGGCCTGGGCCGTGTCGGCAACCCTCAGTGCCTGGTGAATCAGCACAGATTCCCTGTCTCTTCATCCTTTAATCCAAACTTCTATTTGCCCGGTGTTCCCTGTCTCCGCCTGCCGGGCAGAAAGCTGAAACAGATCATCCGGAATTTCGGCCAGGCCGCGGCCGACGCGAAAACAGCCACCATTGACGGTGTTTACCTGCATGGCCATGAGGGTTACCTCCTGGAGCAGATGGCCAATACTGCCTTCAACCGGAGAAAACTGGGACCCTACGGCGACTGGCAGCGCTTTGGTCTGGAGGTGGTGCGTGAGATCCGAAAGCGGACGGGACCGGATTTTCCCATCATGTACCGGATCGACCTGTCGCTTGCCCTGAAGGCGGTCTATGGTGAGCGGATGAGTACCGTCCGGCCGCTTCGCAAGTTTAAAAAGGAGCGCACCCTGGAGAAGTCGCTGGACTACATGAAAAATCTGGTCACGGCCGGCGTTGACCTTTTCGATGTGGATCTTGGCTGCTATGACAACTGGTGGCTGCCGCATCCCCCGTCAACCATGAAGCCCGGCCTTTTTCTCGAGGCGGCAGCCCTGGTCAAAGAATTTTTCGAGGAGGAGCAGCTTGTTTCAAACCAGGGCCTGCCCATACCGGTCGCGGCCGTTGGAAAACTCGGCTTTCCCGACCTGGCTGAGAAAGCGCTGGCTGACGGCATGTGTGATCTGATCATGCTGGGCCGCCCGCTCCTGGCCGACCCTCAGTGGCCTAACAAGACTTACGCCGGGCGCGTCACAGACATAAGGCCTTGCATTGGCTGCCAGGAAGCCTGTGTCAATGAATTTGTTGAAGGCGGCCACCCCATGTGTGCCGTCAATCCCCGGACTTCTTTCGAATCAAGCTTGCCGGAGGTGCCTGCGCCTGCCTCCCATGTAAAGAAAATCGCTATCGTCGGAGCCGGTCCGGCAGGTTTTGAATGCGCTATGGCCGCCCTGGACCGGGGCCATGAGGTTCATCTCTTCGACAAGCAGGCCGGTGTGGGAGGCATGGTCCGTCTCGGGTCGGTTCCCGCTTTTAAGCGCGATCTTCGCAATTACCTGGAGTGGATGGAGCGGACAGCAGCAAAAGCCGCGCGTGACAAACCGCATTTTCTCTTGAGACCGGGCACGGAGGCGACTCTCCGGGTCCTGACGGAAGGACAGTATGACAGCATTGTCTGCGCGACGGGGAGCCGGGAGACAATTCCCGATGTGGAGGGGGTTGATCTGGCAGTTACCGCCAGGCAGCTTCTGGAGGATCTCTCTCTCCTTGCCGGCAGGCAGAAAATCTTTGTGGCCGGCGGCGGCAGCCTGGGCTGTGAGATTGCTTACCTGGCGGCATCGGAATATGGCTTGAAAGTCACAGTCGCCGAGACTCTCCCCCATTTCATGCAGGGAATTTGCACCGCCAACCGTGGCCACCTGATCCATGAACTCGAAAAATACGGGGTTGAATTAATGAACTGTACCAGTCTGGAACAGATTGAGTTTGGGCGCGTGACTGTCCGCACCAACCTGTCACCAACCGTTCCCGATCCCTACAACACCTGGGAACCGCTCCTGCCCGATAATGTTCCCAACCCTCTGGCCAGGCAGCTGAAAATGGAAATGGAAACCCGCCAGCTGGAGGCGGATCTGGTCGTGATCGCCACGGGCAGCGAATCTGACCGGGAGCTCTACCGGCTCCTGGTTGACAACTATGCGGCGCCGGAAATCCGCTTGATCGGTGACGCAGGATCGCCCCGCATGATCACGGAGGCCGTGCGGGCAGGCTACCGCACGGGGATCAGTTTGTAA
- a CDS encoding Gfo/Idh/MocA family oxidoreductase — protein MAKRQKPDRPLRLVMVGCGRASRAHLKAISYFEKRGFLSLEGLVDRDRLMMEEVLKNRGPRLPQPHLSHDAETLFRKFSFDIAVIATPPPTHGPIAMRALEAGLHLVIEKPLTLDLDQADQLISEAKARERILAVGMKYRYFPGVGDIRALIQGGFLGEVLYGVTSVRWGHDQSYYDQAAWFGTWEAEGGALMNQSIHGLDLMAYLMDARPLEATAVLARQCHDMEAADLVSGILTLEGNRYLLLEGTTNTDPGRQEASFFLRCEKGTVRAGFAGGHQSVSVKLDQGRELANKLILKAVFSQIHREGMGIVRQMGNPYTFLYADLLDAITEKRPPVAPGEAGRESLASALALLQSGKEKRTVTCPPSGFHLREMTGLFDQA, from the coding sequence ATGGCTAAAAGGCAAAAACCGGATCGTCCCCTGCGCCTTGTCATGGTTGGCTGCGGCCGGGCTTCCCGGGCCCATCTCAAAGCAATCAGCTATTTTGAAAAGCGGGGTTTTTTGTCGCTGGAAGGCTTGGTCGACCGTGACCGTCTGATGATGGAGGAAGTTCTCAAAAACCGCGGACCACGCCTGCCCCAACCCCATCTTTCTCACGACGCGGAGACCCTGTTTCGAAAATTCTCTTTTGACATTGCTGTCATCGCGACTCCCCCTCCAACCCATGGTCCGATCGCCATGAGGGCACTGGAGGCCGGCCTGCATCTGGTGATTGAAAAACCGCTGACCCTCGATCTGGACCAGGCGGACCAGCTGATTTCGGAGGCAAAAGCGCGTGAACGTATCCTGGCTGTGGGAATGAAATACCGCTACTTTCCCGGTGTCGGCGATATACGGGCTTTGATTCAGGGCGGTTTCCTGGGTGAGGTGCTCTATGGTGTGACCTCTGTGCGATGGGGGCATGATCAGTCCTATTACGACCAGGCTGCCTGGTTCGGAACCTGGGAAGCGGAAGGCGGTGCCTTGATGAACCAGAGCATCCATGGACTTGATCTGATGGCATACCTGATGGACGCACGCCCTCTTGAAGCAACTGCGGTCCTGGCACGTCAGTGCCACGACATGGAGGCCGCCGATCTTGTTTCAGGGATCCTGACACTTGAAGGCAACCGTTACCTGCTCCTGGAGGGGACCACCAACACTGACCCCGGCCGCCAGGAGGCTTCCTTCTTTCTCCGCTGTGAAAAAGGGACTGTCCGTGCAGGCTTTGCCGGGGGCCATCAGTCGGTTTCCGTCAAATTGGATCAGGGCAGGGAGCTCGCCAACAAGCTTATCCTGAAAGCAGTCTTCAGCCAAATCCACCGCGAAGGCATGGGCATTGTCAGACAAATGGGCAACCCTTATACGTTTCTTTACGCCGACCTGCTGGATGCCATCACGGAGAAAAGACCGCCGGTCGCGCCGGGTGAAGCAGGCCGCGAATCGCTTGCCAGTGCTCTGGCGCTTCTGCAGTCGGGCAAGGAGAAGCGGACCGTTACCTGCCCGCCTTCCGGCTTTCACCTCAGGGAAATGACCGGTCTTTTTGATCAGGCCTGA
- the deoC gene encoding deoxyribose-phosphate aldolase codes for MDVKKILAATDHTLLRPAATWKEIELLLEEALEFGCASACIPPSYVYEAASYVRGRLPICTVVGFPTGYDTTGSKLFETEDALESGADEIDMVINLGWVKDGLWELVQDEIEQIRDLCEDTVLKVIVETCELTGQEKIHLCRIVTDSGADFIKTSTGFGSGGATADDIRLFKAHVGPQVGIKASGGIRTLEDAKILMDLGATRLGASSLVKLARQLGDQA; via the coding sequence ATGGACGTCAAAAAAATTCTGGCCGCCACCGACCACACCCTCTTGCGGCCGGCCGCGACTTGGAAGGAAATTGAACTGCTCCTGGAGGAGGCCTTGGAATTCGGTTGCGCCTCCGCCTGCATCCCCCCCTCCTATGTTTACGAGGCAGCCTCTTATGTCAGGGGCAGACTCCCCATCTGCACCGTTGTCGGTTTCCCCACAGGCTATGACACGACCGGATCCAAACTCTTCGAGACAGAGGATGCGCTGGAAAGCGGGGCTGATGAAATCGACATGGTCATCAATCTTGGCTGGGTCAAAGACGGTCTTTGGGAACTTGTCCAGGATGAAATTGAGCAGATCCGCGATCTCTGCGAAGACACTGTATTAAAGGTTATCGTCGAGACCTGTGAACTGACGGGCCAGGAGAAAATCCATTTATGCCGGATCGTCACCGACAGCGGGGCTGATTTCATTAAAACCTCGACCGGCTTCGGTTCCGGAGGCGCAACTGCCGATGACATCCGTCTTTTTAAGGCGCATGTGGGACCGCAGGTGGGTATTAAGGCATCAGGGGGTATCCGGACGCTTGAAGACGCGAAGATACTCATGGATCTCGGCGCCACAAGACTTGGCGCCTCCAGTCTGGTCAAACTGGCAAGGCAGCTTGGCGATCAGGCCTGA
- a CDS encoding ABC transporter ATP-binding protein, which translates to MTKIEKNKSLLARFASYYKPYLWLFAADLFFAAIEGAVGLAFPSIIRYLINDIFTLGDQSLIIPILLRTAFLMLALYIIEAAALYFVTSYGHILGARIETDMRRELFTHMEKLSFSFFDNTSTGKMVSRLITDLNDITELAHHGPENVFISFFKLIGSFVILALIHVPMTLILIFFTGVMVAVTLGYRKMMTSAFMDNRRKIADVNAIVQDSLSGIRTVQSFSSEDIEMEKFHRGNEAFYRSKRRTYMVMGRYHTLNRFMQGMLYLTTLIAGGFFVVRGTLNPADVIAYVLYINMFLDPIRTLIMFNEQFQQGMTGFKRMVQVLDTEPEIADRPGAADAGTLKGEISFEQVTFRYEDENVLDNLSFSVEAGKTVALVGPSGVGKSTICSLIPRFYDVTEGRVLVDGIDVRDFTLESLRDNIAVVQQDVYLFNSSVRDNIAYGNWDATLEQIKEAARRANIDDFIESLPDGYDTMVGERGVRFSGGERQRISIARAFLRNPPILILDEATSSLDNISERYIQAALDDLSRDRTTLVIAHRLSTIRNADEILVLSDKGIAERGTHSELLEKDGEYAFLYRSQFEI; encoded by the coding sequence ATGACGAAAATAGAGAAAAACAAATCACTTCTGGCACGCTTTGCCTCCTACTACAAACCCTATCTTTGGCTTTTTGCGGCGGATCTTTTCTTTGCGGCCATTGAGGGTGCTGTGGGCCTCGCCTTTCCGTCCATCATCCGCTACCTGATCAATGATATCTTTACTTTGGGCGATCAGTCCCTGATCATCCCCATCCTGCTCCGGACGGCTTTTCTGATGCTGGCACTCTACATCATTGAGGCGGCAGCTCTTTACTTTGTCACCTCCTACGGCCATATTCTCGGCGCGCGGATCGAAACGGACATGCGCAGGGAACTCTTCACCCACATGGAGAAGCTTTCCTTTTCCTTTTTCGACAATACCAGCACGGGGAAAATGGTCTCCCGCTTGATCACGGACTTGAATGATATTACCGAGCTGGCCCACCACGGGCCGGAGAATGTCTTTATTTCTTTCTTTAAGTTGATTGGTTCCTTTGTCATTCTTGCCCTGATCCATGTGCCCATGACCCTGATCCTGATCTTCTTCACAGGGGTCATGGTCGCAGTTACCTTGGGCTACAGGAAAATGATGACCAGCGCCTTTATGGATAACCGGCGGAAAATTGCCGACGTCAATGCCATCGTTCAGGACAGCTTGTCGGGTATCCGGACTGTTCAGTCATTTTCAAGCGAAGACATTGAAATGGAGAAATTCCACCGAGGGAATGAAGCTTTTTATCGCTCAAAACGGCGCACTTACATGGTCATGGGGCGCTACCATACCCTGAACCGCTTCATGCAGGGCATGCTTTACCTGACCACCCTGATCGCCGGCGGTTTCTTCGTTGTCCGGGGCACGCTCAATCCGGCTGACGTGATCGCCTATGTGCTCTATATCAATATGTTCCTGGACCCCATCCGGACTCTGATCATGTTCAATGAACAATTTCAGCAGGGCATGACGGGATTCAAGCGGATGGTTCAGGTGCTGGATACGGAACCCGAAATCGCTGACCGCCCCGGTGCTGCAGATGCCGGAACGCTTAAGGGTGAAATCAGCTTTGAACAGGTTACTTTCCGATATGAGGATGAAAATGTACTCGATAACTTGTCGTTCTCAGTTGAAGCGGGGAAAACAGTTGCCCTGGTAGGCCCCTCAGGTGTGGGCAAGTCCACCATCTGCTCCCTCATTCCGCGTTTCTACGACGTGACTGAGGGCCGGGTCCTGGTCGACGGGATCGACGTGCGTGACTTCACCCTCGAATCGCTCCGCGACAACATCGCCGTTGTCCAGCAGGACGTCTACCTCTTCAACAGCTCGGTTCGCGACAACATCGCTTACGGCAACTGGGACGCCACACTTGAGCAGATCAAGGAGGCGGCCAGGCGGGCCAACATCGACGACTTCATCGAGTCGTTGCCTGATGGCTACGACACTATGGTCGGCGAACGCGGTGTGCGTTTCTCCGGCGGCGAACGCCAGAGAATTTCGATCGCCCGCGCCTTTCTTCGCAACCCGCCCATCCTGATCCTGGATGAAGCCACCAGTTCATTGGACAATATCAGTGAGCGGTACATTCAGGCGGCACTTGACGATCTGTCGCGTGACCGGACCACCCTGGTCATTGCACACAGGCTTTCAACGATCAGAAATGCCGACGAAATCCTTGTGCTTTCTGACAAGGGGATTGCGGAGCGGGGGACCCACAGTGAACTGCTGGAAAAGGACGGCGAATATGCCTTCCTTTACCGCAGCCAGTTTGAAATATAG
- a CDS encoding adenosylhomocysteinase — MSEIFDIHLKDEGLRRILWAERHMPILETIRHRFEKEQPFKGIRVSLAVHLEAKTACLVRAFRRGGAEVYVTGSNPYSTQDAICAALVADGCEVNAIHGASFEKYREFWKKTLSLNPHIVIDDGADLINLLMGECSACASDLIGACEETTSGVQRLRAWEREGRLSFPVIAVNDAQCKTWFDNYYGTGQSTVGAIMRATNLMVSGMKVVIAGYGWVGRGIARMLAALGAHVIVTEIDPIAGLLAIMDGFTLVRMDEAAKLGDLFITATASIDVITPRHFEVMKDQAILCNAGHFNREIDLVSLEAMATKVETVRENITAYTLRDGRELHVIAHGALVNIAAADGHPVEIMDISFSLQALSAEYLIHHRSIPAGVHAVPEVIDRRVADIKLSTMGAALDQETEAQKEYRQKDLIV; from the coding sequence ATGTCAGAAATTTTCGATATCCATTTGAAAGACGAAGGGCTTCGGCGCATTCTTTGGGCGGAGCGCCACATGCCCATTCTTGAAACCATCCGGCACCGTTTTGAAAAAGAACAACCCTTTAAGGGGATACGTGTCTCCCTCGCGGTCCACCTGGAGGCAAAAACGGCCTGCCTTGTCCGCGCCTTTCGGCGCGGCGGGGCGGAAGTTTATGTCACCGGGTCCAACCCGTATTCCACACAGGACGCTATCTGTGCGGCCCTGGTGGCCGACGGCTGCGAGGTCAATGCCATCCATGGGGCTTCCTTCGAAAAGTACAGGGAATTCTGGAAAAAAACGTTGAGCTTGAACCCCCACATTGTCATTGATGACGGCGCTGACCTGATCAACCTGCTCATGGGCGAATGCAGTGCCTGCGCAAGTGACCTGATCGGTGCCTGTGAAGAGACGACGTCAGGAGTCCAAAGACTGCGCGCCTGGGAGCGGGAAGGAAGACTCAGTTTTCCGGTCATCGCTGTCAATGACGCTCAGTGCAAGACCTGGTTCGATAATTATTACGGAACCGGCCAGAGCACAGTCGGCGCCATCATGCGGGCGACCAACCTGATGGTTTCAGGCATGAAGGTGGTCATTGCGGGCTATGGCTGGGTGGGTCGGGGGATCGCCCGGATGCTGGCGGCCCTTGGAGCTCACGTCATCGTGACCGAGATTGATCCCATCGCGGGACTTCTGGCGATCATGGACGGCTTCACCCTGGTCAGGATGGATGAGGCGGCCAAACTGGGGGATCTGTTCATCACGGCGACCGCTTCGATTGACGTCATCACGCCCCGCCATTTCGAAGTAATGAAAGACCAGGCCATCCTTTGCAATGCCGGACACTTCAATCGTGAGATCGATCTGGTATCGCTTGAGGCCATGGCAACCAAGGTTGAGACGGTGAGGGAGAACATCACCGCTTATACATTGAGAGACGGCCGTGAGCTGCATGTCATCGCACATGGAGCCCTGGTCAATATCGCGGCAGCGGACGGCCACCCCGTCGAGATTATGGACATCTCTTTTTCGCTGCAAGCACTGAGCGCGGAGTATCTGATCCATCACCGCTCGATCCCGGCAGGCGTCCATGCCGTGCCGGAAGTGATCGACCGCCGGGTTGCGGATATCAAGCTTTCGACCATGGGAGCCGCGCTCGATCAGGAGACGGAGGCTCAAAAAGAGTACCGCCAAAAAGACTTGATCGTCTGA